CTGTGCCCCTCAGCGCCTTGCCGCTGTAGCCGCTGGGGTTTGTTTCGATGGTGCCGCTTGTATCCGACACGGCGTTGTCCGTATGTTTTAGATCGAGCGCGAATGGCGCGTACCGCTGCTCGCCGTAAAGCGCGAGCTGGAACACCGTGTCGCCGTTTGGCGTCGCCGGGGTGCTGGCTTGGATCTCGGCCTCGGTCAAGGCGCGCTTTAGCACGCGCGCGTTGCCGATATAGCCCGAATACCGCCGCCCGCCGCCTTCCGCGCCGACATGGAGGCTTTGCGCCTGTTCGGTGATCTCGTTGATCGTCGCGCGCTCGCCGACTTTCACGCCGTCAAGGTACAAGATCAGCTTGTGATCGGCGTATGTGCCGGTCAGTCTGTGCCAGTTGTTGGCATAATTGGCCGGTTTGACAAGGGAGACGGTCTGATAGCCGTTGTTATCGTCGCCGCCCGTGTTGCCGGCCTTGATGAACCACTGGATATAATTCGCGTATTCTTTGATCATCCACTGGGTGTCGCCGCCCTTGCCCAGGATGGAGTAATGTGTGCCGGACGCGTTGCCGGTGGAGTACACGTCAACGTCCACCGTGATGTTGTCGGTCAGCGAATACGCGCTGTTGGACGTGAATCCGACCCAGCCGGACAGCGCCTTGCCGCTGTAGCCGAAGATATCCCTGTAGACGTACCCGTCCGCGGCTGCGGTCGCGCTGCCGGGGTGGACGGCGTCCCCCGCGATCTGCTTGACTTTCGCGAGCGGCGTTCGGATGGACTGATCGACCCAGTCCCACTCAAAGCCGCCCATGGACATCGGATATTTGTCGAAGATCTCGGTATAGGCCCCCCAGCCGCCGCCTGAGTTGCCCATCGAGTGCATGTACTCGCACAGCACGGCGGGTTTGCTCGCACTGGCGACCGTGCCGTTCCAGCTGGCCGCGGTCGGGTACATCTGGCTGATCATGTCGTAGGGGGCGCCGGAATCGAATTCGCTGTGAATCGGGCGGGACGGATCGCGCGATTTGATCCACGAGGCGGTGTACGCCTGGAAATTCGCGCCGCCGCCGGACTCGTTGCCGACCGACCACACCACGACGCTCGGATAGTTCTTGTCGCGCTCGACCATGTTGGCCTCGCGGTCGCGCAGCATAGGCCCGTAGGCCGCGTCGTTGGAGATGTCGCGGTTGCCGTGGCACTCGATGTTGGCCTCATCCATGATGTAGAGGCCGTATTCGTCGGCCAGATCGTAGTAGCGCGTGTCATGCGGATAATGCGCCATGCGGATGGCGTTCACGTTGTATTGTTTCATCAGTTCTATGTCGCGTCGGATCAGACCGAGCGTCAGGGTCTTGCCTTTGTCCGGGTTGATCTCGTGGACGTTGACCCCGTAAAACAGGATGCGAGAGCCGTTGATCAGCACGCGCCCGTCCGCGCCGGTTGTGAAGATCATCTCGCGGAAACCGATGCGGATGGCCGTCACTTCGTCGCCGCACTGAAGGACAAGGTAGTACAGATTCGGGTGTTCGGCCGACCACGGCTTCGCGTTTGGCACATCGAAGCTGAAATCGATCTGCGCGCCTTCGTACGACAGGTTTCTGTAGCCCTGCCCGAGCGTGAGCGCCCGCCCTGTCGCCGTCGGCGTCGTGATTGTCTGGAATGTGCCCGTCTTCGCGCCGCTCGCGAGGAGCGCGGCGCCGTCGTAGAGCTTGACGGACACGGGCTTGCCGTCGCGCCCCGCCGTCTGGCCGCTCCGCGAGAAATCGCGCAGGAGGACGGACACGTCGAGTTTCCACGCGCCGTCGTAGACGCCGGGGCGCGCGGGCGTCGTCTTCACCTCGAAGTCGAACAGATCGACCGTCTGGCGCGCCGCCAAGTAGACGCTGCGGAAGAGGCCGGACAGATCGAGCATATCCTGGTCCTCGAACCAGCTTCCGTCCGACCAGCGTATGACCTGCACGGCGACGGTGTTGGCGCCGTCGTAGTCTATGTAGGGCGTGATGTCGAACTCATGCCGCGTCATCGCGTCCTCGGAGTAGCCGGCGGCGTGACCGTTCACCCACAGATAGAACGTGTTCGCGCCGTCGAAGTTCAGGAACACGGAGCGGTTCGCCGTTTTCCATTCGGCGGGCACCGTGAACGTCCTTCGGTAAGTTCCTACGCCGTTGTACGCCGCGGGCGTATTCGGAGCGCTTGCGCTGTTGCCGTACCCGCTCCACGGGTATGTGACGTTTGTGTAGATGATCCTGTCGTACTTGAACGTACCGTCTTCGTTCCAATTCACCTGCCAATTGCCCGGAACCGCGATGCTGTCCCAGCCGCTGTCGTCGAAGCCGGGTTTTTCGAAATCCTGCTGGACGCCGCCGCCGGGCCACGGGCGGACGCTTGGATTGGCGGCGAAGTGGAATTTCCACACGCCGTTTAGCGATTGAATGAACGGAGAATTGGATGTGACCCCTTCGTCGGAGAAGGGTGTGAGCGTGTGGTGCGCGATTGCGCTCTCCTCATCTGCGTACGGGTAATAATTCGCGCGGGGGTTCTCGCTGCCCAGCGCGAACGTGCCGAGGCCCGCCGCGCCGGTAAACTCCTGCCCTGTAAACGTCGCCCCGCCCGCCGTCTCGGCGAGACCCGTCAACGGCTCGGCCAGCAGCGGCGTCGTCACCATCGTCAGCGCCAGACACACCGCCAGCCATTTCCCAATCTTACCTCTCATATTCAATGGCCCCTTTCTCCCTCTTGTCTAGCCCCCGGCGGCCTGTTTGTTCTTAAACGCGCCGATCAGGTATAGTACGGGGAGCACCAAACCGAGCACCAAGCTTTGGACGCTGAAATTGATGACGTTGCTCACCACGGAGAGCGCCGTCACGATGATGCCCATGACGATGCAAGTTCGCGCCTTGTCCGACCGTTCGGCGTACAGCACGCCGAAGATGCCGGCCACCAACTCGACCGCACCGCCGATCAGAGCCAAAATGGCCGCCGCAACGAGAAGACCGCCCACGCCCAGGACGTTGCCGATGAGACTGCCAAACAGAGCGATGAACCCGAAGAGGATGCTGAGCGCGCCGCCGATGATCATGAGAATGCCTGTGACCCGAAGAAATTTCCTGCCATCCATGTATTCCACTCCTTCCGATTTTGCTGGGAACAGAATCAGTGTACCATGGAAAGCTCTTTTATGCAATCCTTTTGCCAGATTTGGTCACATTTCAGGCCGCTTTTGGGGGTCGCTCGGAATGCGGCGGCGGACATAAAGGTAGCTGCCGGCCGAAATCACGATGCCGGCGGCCCAACCGAGGCCGTAGGAGTAGAACATGGCGTCCGGACCGAAAAACGCCGCCAGAGAATAGGCGGAGAGCACGCGCACCAGCAGCATCGACACCAGCATCGACACCATCGGCACCACGGCCCGCCCGCTGCCGCGCAGCACGGCGTTGAGGACGTACAGCACCGCTTGCAGCACAAAGAACGGCAGCACCGTCCGCAAGAAGACGACGCCCATCCGGATCACGCTCTCCTCGTTGACAAACAGGCTCATGAGATCCCCGCCGAACGGCAGCGCCAGCACGCCAATCACCGCCCCGTAGCCGCCGGCCATCAACAGCCCGGCTCGCAGGCCGCGCCGCACGCGGTCGAGACGGCCCTGCCCAATGTTCTGGCCGGTAAAGGTGGTCACGGACGTGTCTATACTCTGGATCGGCATCGTAGCAAAGGTATTCAGATGGTTGGCGCCGGTGAATCCGGCCATGAACAGCGTGCCGTACTCGTTGATGAGCCGCTGCATGAACACGTTGCCCAGAGAGAACAGCGACTGGCTGATGCCGGTGGGCAGACCGACGCGCGCGACGTGGGCGAGCAGCTTTTTGTCCACGTCGAATTTCAGCAGCGTGAGATGCAAAAACGAATACCGCCGGTTGATGTAGACGATACCCGCCACCCACGAGAATGTCTCGCTGATGACGGTGGCCACGGCCGCGCCGACCACCCCCCAGTGGAATAAAAAGACAAAGATCAGATCGAGCACAATGTTCATCCCGCAGGCGAGGCACAAAAAGAGAAAAGGAACCGTCGAATTGCCCATGCTCTGCAAAATCCCGGCGTTCAGATAGAACCCGAAGGAGCCGAGAAATCCGGGGATGACGATCATCATATACAGACGGGCCATCGTGAAGGTGTCCCCGGCCGGCACGTGGAGCAGACGCAGCAGCGCGCCGGCCAGGGGCAGGCTCACGGCCGTCAGCACCGCGATGATCGGCAGTAGCAGCGAATAGACGGATGAGACGAGCCGGCGCACCTTGCCTAAGTCCCCCGCGCCGTAAAACTGCGACAGCAGCACGGAGGCGCCGAGACCCATGCCCGCAAACAGAGAGGTGATCAGCGTGACGATGGGCACCGTGGTCCCCACGCCGGCCAGCGCCATCCCGCCCACGGCCTTGCCCACGACAATCGCGTCCACCATGCTGTAGAGTTGCTGAAAGACGTTCCCGGCCAAGATAGGCAAAGCAAACACAAGGATATGCCGTCTGGGGCTGCCCACCGTCATGTCGGTGGTGCCGCGGGCCTGATTGGAAATCTCTTCCATATCCACTTTCCTCCGTCCCCATGGCACGCCGCTCCTTTGCGCGCGGACCGGGGACTTTTTTGAAACCCACCCGGGGTGTCGCGTCGCGTCACACGCTGTGCGCCAACGACGCCATGCCGGCGCGCAGGCCGGCCAGCAGGGCCTCTGTGTCCGTCGGCGTGTTCTCCGGCGAAAGACTTACCCGCAGTACGCCCGCGGCCACCGGGCCGGGCAGCCCCAGGGCGCGCAGGCCTTCGCTCCGGCGGCCCCGGTGGCAGGCAGACCCCGTTGACACATACACGCCGCGCTCCGACAAAAAGCGCAGCATGACCTCGCCGGGGTACCCGGGCAGGGAGACGCTCAGAATGTGAGGCGCGTCGTGTCCGGGCAGCAGCACGGCCCCCGGCAAAGCCGCGAGCCGCGCGGCCAGTGACTCTTTCAGTGCGTTCATGCGGGTCGCGTCCGTCTGCCAGGTCTGCGCGCGCGCCGCCGCCGCCGCGCCGAACGCGCACAGCGCCGGCATTGCCTCCGTGCCGGACCGAAGCCCTGCCTCCTGGCCGCCGCCCTGGACCACCGGTGCGAGGCGTACCCCCGGCCGCCGCCACAGCGCGCCCGCGCCCTTGAGTCCGCCGATCTTGTGGGCGGACAGGCTGAGCAAATCGACGCCCAGCACGTGCGGCCGGCTCTCCACTTTCAAAAAACCCTGCACCGCATCCGTGTGGATCAAAACGTCGGGCGCGCGCGCCCGGATCTGTGCGGACGCCTCGGCCACTGGGCCGACGGTGCCGAATTCCCCCGCCACGAGCCCCACCGACACCAGCACGGTGTCCGGCCGCAACGCTCCGACCAGCGCGCCGGCGGAGATCCGTCCCGACGCCGGCGGCAGAACGGTGACGTCAAACCCTTCGCCACCCAGTGCCTCCAGCGTCTTCAGCACCGCCGGGTGCTCCAGCGCCGTCGTGACGATGTGCCGACCCCGGCGGCGGCGCGCCTGCGCCGCGCCGCGCAGGGCGAGGTGCACCGACTCGGTGCCGCCGGCCGTGAAAATCACTGCCTCCGGCGCCGCCGCCAGCGCGCCGGCCACTTGCGCGCGCGCCGTCTCCAGCCGCCGCCGCGCCGCCCGCCCGGCCTCGTGCAGGGAGGCGGGGTTTGCCCAGTCTGTCTCCATGCACGCAAGGGCCGCCTGCAGCGCGGGCGGGCAAGGTCTCGTGGTTGCGGCGTTGTCCAAGTAGTGCATGCATCGTCGCCCTCCGAGGCCGGCTCCGCGCCACGATACCAAGCGGACCCGGCGTCTTAATCTTACGATTCTCAATCTGGCGCGGTCCGGCGCCGGCGTCGGGGCGCGTCAGATCTCCGCCGTCGTCTTGACCGTCGTCTTGCCGGTGCCATTCTTTATGCATATCCGGTAATCTCCCGTTCCACCCCGCCGGACCGCTGATTGCAGGAGTTATACACATTATCCCCCAAGTTGTCCCACAGTATTATGTAAACTGGGATTTTTTGGGATGCATAGAGGCGTTATTCCCCAAATCCCTGCGGGGGCAGGGGCTTGGCCAGGGGCTTCTCCGCTGCCGCGCGGGCCAGTTCCAGAGCGGTCTCGTAGACGGCGTCGAAGGGGCGGCCGCGTTCGAGCTGTCGGTCAGTCTCCGTCAGCAGCACCCGCAGTGTATCCACCCCGGCGTAGGCGGTCTCCGTCAGGCGGTACCGCTTCTGGAAGAGCCCCAGGGCCCAGCGGGTGTAGGCGTCGAACGTCTCGTCCGGCGTTCCGTAGAAGAAACCCAGCAGCGCGAGGCGCTGTTCCAGCCCCAGCACCCGGGCGGAGCGGGCGGTGGGCAGCACCGCCGCGCCGGCGGACAGGGGCGCCAAGGTCTCCTCATAGGGACGGTACTGCCGCTCCGGCACGGGGATGTCCGGCGTGATGCCCTCCCCGTCGTAGGCCATATG
The DNA window shown above is from Oscillospiraceae bacterium and carries:
- a CDS encoding MATE family efflux transporter, translating into MEEISNQARGTTDMTVGSPRRHILVFALPILAGNVFQQLYSMVDAIVVGKAVGGMALAGVGTTVPIVTLITSLFAGMGLGASVLLSQFYGAGDLGKVRRLVSSVYSLLLPIIAVLTAVSLPLAGALLRLLHVPAGDTFTMARLYMMIVIPGFLGSFGFYLNAGILQSMGNSTVPFLFLCLACGMNIVLDLIFVFLFHWGVVGAAVATVISETFSWVAGIVYINRRYSFLHLTLLKFDVDKKLLAHVARVGLPTGISQSLFSLGNVFMQRLINEYGTLFMAGFTGANHLNTFATMPIQSIDTSVTTFTGQNIGQGRLDRVRRGLRAGLLMAGGYGAVIGVLALPFGGDLMSLFVNEESVIRMGVVFLRTVLPFFVLQAVLYVLNAVLRGSGRAVVPMVSMLVSMLLVRVLSAYSLAAFFGPDAMFYSYGLGWAAGIVISAGSYLYVRRRIPSDPQKRPEM
- a CDS encoding cysteine desulfurase; this translates as MHYLDNAATTRPCPPALQAALACMETDWANPASLHEAGRAARRRLETARAQVAGALAAAPEAVIFTAGGTESVHLALRGAAQARRRRGRHIVTTALEHPAVLKTLEALGGEGFDVTVLPPASGRISAGALVGALRPDTVLVSVGLVAGEFGTVGPVAEASAQIRARAPDVLIHTDAVQGFLKVESRPHVLGVDLLSLSAHKIGGLKGAGALWRRPGVRLAPVVQGGGQEAGLRSGTEAMPALCAFGAAAAARAQTWQTDATRMNALKESLAARLAALPGAVLLPGHDAPHILSVSLPGYPGEVMLRFLSERGVYVSTGSACHRGRRSEGLRALGLPGPVAAGVLRVSLSPENTPTDTEALLAGLRAGMASLAHSV